One stretch of Desulfocurvus vexinensis DSM 17965 DNA includes these proteins:
- the flhA gene encoding flagellar biosynthesis protein FlhA: protein MASNSGALNLDYGRFEKQGDVLLATGVVIILFVMLIPLPTIFLDILLTFSISLSLVVLVTSMFMTSPLEFSIFPTLLLVTTMLRLALNVASTRLILLTGDTGPEAAGKVIQTFGQFVVGGNYIVGMVIFLILFALNKMVIVNGTTRIAEVAARFTLDSLPGKQMAIEADLNAGLIDEKEATSRRHAIRKEADFYGAMDGAGKFVSGDVKAGILITAINLVGGILIGTLQKGMSWSDAAQTYTLLTIGDGLVATIPSLIVSTSAGIIVSRAAAEARMGQEFLAQLTYHTRALKLVSVILVVFSLVPGMPTLVFLALSGLVFFMSTLSARHREAQGDQARAKAQAPQTLDTPEEVQTLLPLDMLELEVGYGLIPLVDEEQDGNLLARIRSIRRQFALDMGVVVPSLHLRDNLQLKPGQYSVLIKGNQVASGEIMVDHHLAMDPGDAKHRIQGIETMEPAFNLPALWIPEAQKEEAMLAGYTVVDPSTVIATHLTEIFKRNLHEFLGRQEVQELLDNLAKRTPKAVEELVPGTMDLGAVQKVLQNLVREHISVRDLLTVVETLGDYGRTVKDTDQLTEYVRSRMGRTIIKPYLDSKGTLPIVTLAPKIDKAFSENLRQTEHGAYLAMDPALAQRIISLINDAAERAVNTDGQPVLLTTPAVRPHMAQLLHRFIPNLPVISQAEIPADVKLQTLAHVDMPGNGN from the coding sequence ACCAGCCCCCTTGAATTCTCCATATTTCCCACGTTGTTGCTGGTAACGACCATGCTGCGCCTGGCCCTCAACGTGGCCTCCACGCGGCTCATCCTGCTCACCGGCGACACCGGCCCCGAGGCGGCAGGCAAGGTCATCCAGACCTTCGGCCAGTTCGTGGTCGGCGGCAACTACATCGTGGGCATGGTCATCTTCCTCATTCTTTTCGCGCTGAACAAGATGGTCATCGTCAACGGCACCACGCGCATCGCCGAGGTGGCCGCACGCTTCACCCTGGACAGCCTGCCCGGCAAGCAGATGGCCATCGAGGCCGACCTGAACGCCGGGCTCATCGACGAGAAGGAGGCCACCTCCCGGCGCCACGCCATCCGCAAGGAGGCCGACTTCTACGGCGCCATGGACGGCGCGGGCAAGTTCGTCTCCGGCGACGTGAAGGCCGGCATCCTCATCACGGCCATCAACCTCGTGGGCGGCATCCTCATCGGCACCCTGCAAAAGGGCATGAGCTGGTCCGACGCCGCCCAGACCTACACGCTTCTGACCATCGGCGACGGCCTGGTGGCCACCATCCCCTCGCTCATCGTCTCCACCAGCGCGGGCATCATCGTCTCGCGCGCGGCAGCCGAGGCGCGCATGGGCCAGGAGTTCCTGGCGCAGCTGACCTACCACACCCGAGCCCTCAAGCTCGTGTCGGTGATCCTGGTGGTCTTCTCCCTGGTGCCGGGCATGCCGACCCTGGTTTTCCTGGCCCTGTCGGGGCTGGTGTTCTTCATGTCCACCCTGTCGGCCCGCCACCGCGAGGCCCAGGGCGACCAGGCCCGGGCCAAGGCCCAGGCCCCGCAGACCCTGGACACCCCCGAGGAGGTCCAGACCCTGCTGCCCCTGGACATGCTGGAGCTGGAAGTCGGCTACGGGCTCATCCCCCTGGTGGACGAGGAGCAGGACGGCAACCTGCTGGCGCGCATCCGCTCCATCCGCCGCCAGTTCGCCCTGGACATGGGCGTGGTGGTGCCCTCGCTGCACCTGCGCGACAACCTCCAGCTCAAGCCCGGGCAGTACTCGGTGCTCATCAAGGGCAACCAGGTGGCCTCGGGCGAGATCATGGTGGACCACCACCTGGCCATGGACCCCGGCGACGCCAAGCACCGCATCCAGGGCATCGAGACCATGGAGCCCGCCTTCAACCTCCCGGCGCTGTGGATTCCCGAGGCCCAGAAAGAGGAGGCCATGCTCGCCGGGTACACGGTGGTCGATCCCTCCACGGTCATCGCCACGCACCTGACGGAAATCTTCAAGCGCAACCTGCACGAGTTCCTGGGCCGCCAGGAGGTGCAGGAGCTGCTGGACAACCTGGCCAAGCGCACCCCCAAGGCCGTGGAGGAGCTGGTGCCCGGCACCATGGACCTGGGCGCGGTGCAGAAGGTGCTGCAAAACCTGGTGCGCGAGCACATCTCCGTGCGCGACCTGCTCACCGTGGTGGAGACCCTGGGCGACTACGGCCGCACGGTGAAGGACACCGACCAGCTCACCGAGTACGTGCGCTCGCGCATGGGCCGCACCATCATCAAGCCCTACCTGGACTCCAAGGGCACCCTGCCCATCGTGACCCTGGCCCCGAAGATCGACAAGGCCTTCAGCGAGAACCTGCGCCAGACCGAGCACGGCGCCTACCTGGCCATGGACCCGGCCCTGGCCCAGCGGATCATCAGCCTCATCAACGACGCCGCCGAGCGCGCCGTGAACACCGACGGCCAGCCCGTGCTGCTGACCACCCCGGCGGTGCGCCCGCACATGGCACAGCTGCTGCATAGGTTCATCCCGAACCTGCCGGTCATCTCCCAGGCCGAGATTCCGGCGGACGTGAAGTTGCAGACCCTGGCCCACGTGGACATGCCCGGCAATGGCAACTGA
- a CDS encoding flagellar basal body-associated FliL family protein codes for MVPDANIADGLADNVKAELDAEELTANLPKEQQKVELDLEDAPFLEEEEEEEEEQPQEQPAAPVALESAADGPKPWFRRKEIIIPAGAGALALLVLLLWLVLRAAPEPEAPAPAPEELATQPGDEPLPPPAEEAQPQEYMVTLAPFWVEQRDDKGAVRFLVCQFTAVTNDEKLSFEITQKTTILRDAVFYYLKNKDLTYLSDKTNVEALKTDLLSVMNQYLSVGRLETILVDQYLVK; via the coding sequence ATGGTTCCCGACGCCAACATCGCGGACGGCCTCGCCGACAACGTCAAGGCTGAACTCGATGCCGAGGAACTGACCGCCAACCTCCCCAAGGAACAGCAAAAAGTCGAGCTGGACCTTGAGGATGCCCCGTTCCTTGAAGAAGAGGAGGAGGAAGAGGAGGAGCAGCCCCAGGAGCAGCCCGCCGCTCCTGTCGCCCTCGAATCCGCCGCCGACGGGCCCAAGCCGTGGTTCCGGCGCAAGGAGATCATCATCCCCGCCGGGGCCGGTGCCCTGGCCCTGCTCGTGCTGCTGCTGTGGCTTGTGCTGCGCGCCGCCCCCGAGCCCGAGGCCCCGGCGCCCGCGCCCGAAGAGCTGGCCACGCAGCCCGGGGACGAGCCGCTCCCCCCGCCCGCCGAAGAGGCGCAGCCCCAGGAGTACATGGTCACGCTGGCGCCCTTCTGGGTGGAACAGCGCGACGACAAGGGCGCGGTCCGCTTCCTGGTCTGCCAGTTCACCGCCGTCACCAACGACGAGAAGCTCTCGTTCGAGATAACCCAGAAGACCACCATCCTGCGCGATGCGGTTTTCTACTATCTCAAGAACAAGGACCTGACCTACCTGTCCGACAAGACCAACGTGGAGGCGCTCAAGACGGACCTGTTGTCCGTCATGAACCAGTACCTGAGCGTGGGCAGGCTGGAAACCATCCTGGTGGACCAGTATCTGGTGAAATAG
- a CDS encoding chemotaxis protein, which yields MSQTNILLEAGTNELEIVEFYIDEVSPSGASYQGYYGVNVAKVLEIIRKPKITEMPEVNHPSVLGAFNQRSHIIPLVDLALWLGKSRTEADSPKVVVTEFNQVTTAFLVSGVTRIHRISWEEVEQPNRYVSSLSNNSITGVVKLEGRIVFILDLEKIVADLNPSLGLRLDETIDWTSTQGYKALVADDSALVREMLKDLLQKAGFAVETVVNGRLAWERLERFRDAAQAEGRPLWDYVNVLVSDIEMPSMDGHNLTVRVRQDPFLKNLPVILFSSLITDKLRHKGDSVGADEQVSKPEVSRLALRAREIIEQRMAAGGAPAQG from the coding sequence ATGTCCCAGACCAACATCCTTCTCGAAGCCGGAACCAACGAGCTGGAGATCGTCGAATTCTACATCGACGAGGTCTCCCCCTCCGGGGCCTCCTACCAGGGCTACTACGGCGTCAACGTGGCCAAGGTGCTGGAGATCATCCGCAAGCCCAAGATCACCGAGATGCCCGAGGTCAACCACCCCTCGGTGCTCGGGGCCTTCAACCAGCGCTCGCACATCATCCCCCTGGTGGACCTGGCCCTGTGGCTGGGCAAAAGCCGCACCGAGGCCGACTCGCCCAAGGTCGTGGTCACCGAGTTCAACCAGGTCACCACCGCCTTCCTGGTCTCGGGCGTCACGCGCATCCACCGCATCAGCTGGGAGGAGGTCGAGCAGCCCAACCGCTACGTGTCCTCGCTGTCCAACAACTCCATCACCGGCGTGGTCAAGCTCGAAGGCCGCATCGTCTTCATCCTCGACCTGGAGAAGATCGTCGCCGACTTGAACCCCAGCCTGGGCCTGCGCCTGGACGAGACCATCGACTGGACCTCCACCCAGGGCTACAAGGCCCTGGTGGCCGACGACTCGGCCCTGGTGCGCGAAATGCTCAAGGACCTGCTGCAAAAGGCGGGCTTCGCGGTGGAGACCGTGGTCAACGGCCGCCTGGCCTGGGAACGCCTGGAACGCTTCCGCGACGCCGCCCAGGCCGAGGGCCGCCCCCTGTGGGACTACGTCAACGTCCTGGTCTCGGACATCGAAATGCCCAGCATGGACGGCCACAACCTCACCGTGCGCGTGCGCCAGGACCCCTTCCTGAAGAACCTGCCGGTGATCCTGTTCTCCTCGCTGATCACCGACAAGCTGCGCCACAAGGGCGACTCCGTGGGCGCCGACGAGCAGGTCTCCAAGCCCGAGGTCTCCCGCCTGGCCCTGCGGGCCCGCGAAATCATCGAACAGCGCATGGCCGCCGGGGGGGCGCCCGCCCAGGGCTGA
- a CDS encoding tRNA-dihydrouridine synthase family protein, translating to MRALYAPAPGPTSSPPVPMHHPDSPPITADAPWLAPLAGFSDLPFRLLCREHGAAVAVTEMVSAKGLCHDSSGTADLLATTPADAPLVVQLFGSEPQYIERAVGLLLERGFGWFDLNAGCPVRKVVKTGAGAALHNDPDLLVALAGRMAALAGPGRCGVKLRRGWAAGQDNYLELGRRLADAGTAWLALHPRHARQGYSGEADWACLAALARAVDIPVIASGDLFDPEAGARCVRETGVAGVMFARGALYGPSIFARYRALLAGRELPAPAPAELAATIRRHAALAREHLRERHALLQMRTIVPRYVRHMPGARALRARLVQCRTWDELDALVSAFLLDSSPQ from the coding sequence ATGCGCGCCCTGTACGCCCCGGCGCCGGGGCCCACCTCCAGCCCGCCCGTGCCCATGCACCACCCCGACAGCCCGCCCATCACCGCCGACGCGCCCTGGCTCGCGCCCCTGGCCGGATTCTCCGACCTGCCCTTCCGCCTGCTGTGCCGTGAGCACGGCGCCGCCGTGGCCGTGACCGAGATGGTCAGCGCCAAGGGCCTGTGCCACGACAGCTCCGGCACCGCCGACCTGCTGGCGACCACCCCCGCCGACGCGCCCCTGGTGGTGCAGCTCTTCGGCTCGGAGCCGCAGTATATCGAGCGGGCCGTGGGCCTGTTGCTGGAGCGGGGCTTTGGCTGGTTCGACCTCAACGCGGGCTGCCCGGTGCGCAAGGTGGTCAAGACCGGGGCCGGGGCGGCCCTGCACAACGACCCCGACCTGCTGGTGGCCCTGGCCGGGCGCATGGCGGCCCTGGCCGGGCCGGGCCGCTGCGGGGTCAAACTGCGCCGGGGCTGGGCCGCCGGGCAGGACAACTACCTGGAGCTGGGCCGGCGCCTGGCCGACGCGGGCACGGCTTGGCTGGCCCTGCACCCGCGCCACGCCCGCCAGGGCTACTCCGGCGAGGCCGACTGGGCGTGCCTCGCGGCCCTGGCCCGGGCCGTGGACATACCGGTCATTGCCAGCGGCGACCTGTTCGACCCCGAGGCCGGGGCCCGCTGCGTGCGCGAAACCGGCGTGGCCGGGGTCATGTTCGCCCGGGGGGCGCTCTACGGGCCGTCCATCTTCGCGCGCTACCGGGCCCTGCTGGCCGGGCGCGAACTGCCCGCCCCCGCCCCGGCCGAGCTGGCGGCGACCATCCGCCGCCACGCCGCCCTGGCCCGCGAGCACCTGCGCGAGCGCCACGCCCTGCTCCAGATGCGCACCATCGTGCCGCGCTACGTGCGGCACATGCCCGGAGCCCGGGCCCTGCGCGCCCGGCTGGTCCAGTGCCGCACATGGGACGAGCTGGACGCGCTGGTATCCGCCTTTCTCCTGGACAGTTCCCCGCAATAG
- a CDS encoding MinD/ParA family protein, translated as MTSGKGGVGKTNIAVNLACLLARAGKRVVLLDADLGLANVDVVLGLTPEKNLFHLFQEGAELADILLPTPHGFSILPAASGVGEMLELHTGQKLDLLESMDALEDTVDFLIVDTGAGINENVLYFNLAVQERLLVLTPEPTSLTDAYALIKVLKAEHDVDRFRVLVNMARTPKAAREVYAKLHAACDHFLSGISLDLAGVVPFDPGVRAAVVRQIPFTVLDPDGPASTALADVARKATSWKGTAQLDGNIKFFWKKLLFQN; from the coding sequence GTGACCTCCGGCAAGGGTGGGGTCGGCAAGACGAACATCGCCGTGAACCTGGCCTGCCTGCTGGCCCGCGCGGGCAAGCGCGTGGTGCTGCTCGACGCCGACCTCGGCCTGGCCAACGTGGACGTGGTCCTCGGGCTGACGCCGGAGAAGAACCTCTTCCACCTCTTCCAGGAAGGGGCCGAGCTGGCCGACATCCTCCTGCCCACGCCCCACGGCTTCTCCATCCTGCCCGCCGCCTCGGGCGTGGGCGAGATGCTGGAGCTGCACACCGGGCAGAAGCTCGACCTGCTGGAATCCATGGACGCCCTGGAAGACACGGTGGACTTTCTCATCGTGGACACCGGCGCGGGCATCAACGAGAACGTGCTCTACTTCAACCTCGCCGTGCAGGAGCGGCTGCTGGTGCTCACCCCCGAGCCCACCTCGCTGACCGACGCCTACGCCCTGATCAAGGTGCTCAAGGCCGAGCACGACGTGGACCGCTTCCGCGTGCTCGTGAACATGGCCCGCACGCCCAAGGCCGCCCGCGAGGTCTACGCCAAGCTGCACGCCGCGTGCGACCATTTCCTGTCGGGCATCTCCCTGGACCTGGCGGGGGTGGTACCCTTCGACCCCGGGGTACGCGCGGCGGTGGTCCGCCAGATCCCGTTCACGGTGCTGGACCCGGACGGTCCGGCCTCCACAGCCCTGGCGGATGTCGCCAGGAAGGCAACCTCATGGAAGGGAACGGCACAGCTCGATGGAAACATTAAGTTTTTCTGGAAAAAGCTCCTCTTCCAGAACTGA
- a CDS encoding FliA/WhiG family RNA polymerase sigma factor, with translation METLSFSGKSSSSRTEPWKLLETGECPWVQFSPREQDVIVRHFAPKVKILALRLKGKLPQQVDLGELMSAGTLGLIECLRKYKPELNIKFETYAENRIKGAMLDELRRMDWFSRGLRARVRQLEDATLTLERQTGHKPTQEELMRETGLSRKDVESGLAALQNQLCLSLETIQDHFSAENGAHNDNEPYRSAAMQDVVDKIAKLIDELTLREKLVLSLYYSDELNMRETAEVMGITEGRVSQLHSQALKKLRHKFRAAYGLD, from the coding sequence ATGGAAACATTAAGTTTTTCTGGAAAAAGCTCCTCTTCCAGAACTGAGCCGTGGAAGCTCCTCGAAACCGGGGAGTGCCCGTGGGTCCAGTTCAGCCCCAGGGAGCAGGACGTCATCGTCCGCCACTTCGCCCCCAAGGTGAAGATCCTGGCCCTGCGCCTCAAGGGCAAGCTGCCCCAGCAGGTGGACCTGGGCGAGCTGATGTCCGCCGGAACCCTGGGGCTCATCGAGTGCCTGCGCAAATACAAGCCCGAGCTGAACATCAAATTCGAAACCTACGCGGAGAACCGCATCAAGGGCGCCATGCTCGACGAGCTGCGGCGCATGGACTGGTTCTCGCGCGGGCTGCGGGCCCGGGTGCGCCAACTCGAGGACGCCACCCTGACCCTGGAACGCCAGACCGGGCACAAGCCCACCCAGGAGGAGCTCATGCGCGAGACCGGCCTGTCGCGCAAGGACGTGGAGTCGGGCCTGGCCGCCCTGCAGAACCAGCTCTGCCTGAGCCTGGAAACCATCCAGGACCACTTCTCTGCCGAGAACGGGGCGCACAACGACAACGAGCCCTACCGCTCCGCGGCCATGCAGGATGTTGTTGACAAAATCGCCAAGCTGATAGACGAGTTGACCCTCCGCGAGAAACTGGTATTATCCCTCTATTACAGCGACGAGTTGAACATGCGGGAAACTGCGGAGGTCATGGGCATCACCGAGGGTCGGGTGTCCCAGCTCCACTCCCAGGCCCTCAAGAAGCTGCGACACAAATTCCGGGCCGCCTACGGCCTCGATTAG
- the ispH gene encoding 4-hydroxy-3-methylbut-2-enyl diphosphate reductase: MRVILAETAGFCMGVSLALKRLDAVLEGAAGAPICTLGPIIHNPQVLEMYEQRGVQRINGPGEARPGSTVIIRAHGVPVGVERLLKERGVDIVDATCPKVKKAQLLIERQAQRGRTLLLYGEENHPEVQGLLSYASTKALVFDSPQALEGRLERDREYVLAAQTTQDKEVFRQIKEYVQARTSRPLPVLETICNATRVRQEEAIAIARRVDHMVVVGGYESGNTRRLAKVAAEQGVPCTHVETAAELRSADFEGCTTVGLTAGASTHDKTIEEVRALLEAL; this comes from the coding sequence ATGCGCGTCATTCTCGCCGAAACAGCCGGATTCTGCATGGGCGTCAGCCTGGCCCTGAAGCGCCTGGACGCCGTTCTCGAAGGCGCCGCTGGCGCCCCCATCTGCACCCTGGGGCCGATCATCCACAACCCCCAGGTTCTCGAAATGTACGAACAGCGCGGCGTGCAGCGCATCAACGGCCCCGGGGAGGCCCGGCCCGGGAGCACGGTCATCATCCGCGCCCACGGCGTGCCCGTGGGCGTCGAGCGGCTGCTCAAGGAGCGCGGGGTGGACATCGTGGACGCCACCTGCCCCAAGGTGAAAAAGGCCCAGCTGCTCATCGAGCGCCAGGCCCAGCGCGGGCGCACGCTGCTGCTCTACGGCGAGGAGAACCACCCCGAGGTGCAGGGCCTGCTGTCCTACGCCTCCACCAAGGCCCTGGTCTTCGACAGCCCCCAGGCCCTGGAAGGGCGCCTGGAGCGCGACCGCGAATACGTGCTCGCCGCCCAGACCACCCAGGACAAGGAAGTCTTCCGCCAGATCAAGGAATACGTCCAGGCCCGGACCTCGCGCCCCCTGCCCGTGCTGGAAACCATCTGCAACGCCACGCGCGTGCGCCAGGAGGAAGCCATCGCCATCGCCCGCAGGGTGGACCACATGGTGGTGGTCGGCGGCTACGAGAGCGGCAACACCCGCCGCCTGGCCAAGGTCGCCGCCGAACAGGGCGTGCCCTGCACCCATGTGGAGACCGCCGCCGAGCTGCGCAGCGCCGATTTCGAGGGTTGCACCACTGTCGGCTTGACAGCGGGCGCCTCCACCCATGATAAGACAATCGAGGAAGTACGCGCCCTGCTCGAGGCGCTCTAA
- a CDS encoding chemotaxis response regulator CheY: MAYDKNMRVLVVDDFSTMRRIIKNILRQLGFNNIVEADDGSTAWEVLNKDKIDFIVSDWNMPEMPGIDLLRKVRASEEFQHIPFLMVTAEGLQENIIEAVQAKVSNYIVKPFTAETLSQKIDKIFERK, from the coding sequence ATGGCTTACGACAAAAACATGCGCGTCCTCGTCGTGGACGACTTCTCGACCATGCGCCGGATCATCAAGAACATCCTGCGCCAGCTCGGCTTCAACAACATCGTCGAGGCCGACGACGGCAGCACGGCCTGGGAAGTCCTCAACAAGGACAAGATCGACTTCATCGTTTCGGACTGGAACATGCCCGAGATGCCGGGCATCGACCTGCTGCGCAAGGTGCGCGCCAGCGAGGAGTTCCAGCACATCCCGTTCCTGATGGTCACTGCCGAGGGCTTGCAGGAGAACATCATCGAGGCGGTCCAGGCCAAGGTGTCCAACTACATCGTCAAGCCCTTCACCGCCGAGACCCTGTCCCAGAAGATCGACAAGATCTTCGAGCGCAAGTAG